The following are encoded in a window of Providencia rettgeri genomic DNA:
- a CDS encoding helix-turn-helix domain-containing protein has protein sequence MTKTAHTPEQCAQKLNISTSTFVRRFKKETGLTYQKWRLRMRLLQSISRIKKNENILNIALDIGYSSASAYIYAFKKVFGISPTKYNPDK, from the coding sequence ATGACAAAAACGGCACATACCCCTGAGCAATGTGCTCAAAAGTTAAACATATCGACAAGTACATTTGTCCGTCGTTTCAAAAAAGAAACGGGGCTGACTTACCAGAAATGGCGTCTGAGAATGCGTTTACTTCAATCCATATCGAGGATCAAGAAAAATGAGAATATTTTAAATATTGCGTTGGATATCGGCTACTCCTCTGCATCCGCGTACATTTACGCGTTCAAAAAAGTGTTTGGTATCTCCCCCACAAAGTATAACCCCGATAAATAG
- a CDS encoding nitrilase-related carbon-nitrogen hydrolase, whose amino-acid sequence MSGSKVKVALAQFESELGNKQGNLQRMAQLCEQAAESGAKLICFPELATTGYRGDLLNTQLWDLSDTIGSETYRLFSELATRLNITIVSGFVERGDYLGDIYNAVGVWNPGCESISGVFRKVHAFGIEKQWFSRGDSFPVFDTPIGKIGIMICYDMGFPEVARILTLQGAELLIAPSAWCVQDKDMWDINTASRALENGAHLLAVNRWGHEGDLHLFGGSKVLGPRGQVLCEATCDGEALLMGEIDFVLQAHTRLTIPYLRDRKPQDYGILTQGFDT is encoded by the coding sequence ATGTCAGGTAGCAAGGTCAAAGTTGCCCTTGCTCAGTTTGAGTCTGAGCTGGGGAATAAGCAAGGTAACTTGCAGCGCATGGCGCAGTTATGTGAACAAGCAGCAGAGTCCGGGGCTAAATTGATTTGTTTTCCCGAGCTCGCCACAACCGGTTATCGAGGTGATTTACTGAATACGCAATTATGGGATCTCAGCGATACCATAGGGAGCGAGACGTATCGCTTATTCAGTGAACTCGCAACACGTTTAAATATCACTATCGTTAGCGGTTTTGTGGAACGTGGTGACTACCTTGGTGATATCTATAATGCGGTTGGCGTATGGAACCCGGGATGTGAAAGCATCAGCGGTGTGTTTCGTAAAGTGCATGCTTTTGGGATAGAAAAACAATGGTTTAGTCGCGGTGATAGTTTCCCTGTGTTCGATACACCCATTGGCAAAATTGGCATCATGATTTGTTATGACATGGGGTTCCCTGAAGTTGCGCGTATTCTTACGCTTCAAGGTGCAGAGTTGTTAATTGCCCCTTCTGCGTGGTGTGTGCAAGACAAAGACATGTGGGACATCAATACCGCGTCGCGTGCTTTGGAAAATGGCGCACATTTACTCGCGGTTAACCGCTGGGGTCATGAAGGGGACTTACACTTATTTGGTGGCAGCAAAGTTTTAGGCCCTCGTGGGCAAGTGCTTTGCGAAGCAACCTGTGATGGTGAAGCATTGTTAATGGGTGAAATTGACTTTGTTCTGCAAGCCCATACGCGCTTAACCATTCCGTATTTACGTGATAGAAAACCGCAAGATTACGGTATTCTCACTCAAGGTTTTGATACATGA
- a CDS encoding DUF2813 domain-containing protein, with amino-acid sequence MYLERVEIYGFRGINRLSLELSNSTVLIGENSWGKSSLLDALDLLLSPQHRDHQFNLHDFHHPTGDNATRYRSLQIVLKFCERHKGRHKSYRFHNLSSVWVDNGDGLKHIFYRVSAELRDDDTIVVDKSFLNSGGNKLSLDNVGKYIKEIVRLYPVIRLRDARFLHSLNPETIVEGQKEFRDAFNVRIKELTSALVNNPERLSNEDLSDGVDAMQQLLSHYFSGQSTHMIKLSDNMINIEPRKQGWKALDNISRLIAKPNQRNIRLIILGMFSSLLQSKGDIHLDKHARPLIIVEDPETRLHPIMLSIAWGLLSLFALQRITTTNSGELLSQAPLEDLCRLVRDTNKVSAYRLTDSDLSAEELRKISFHIRFNRPSSLFARCWLLVEGETEIWLMSEFARQCNYYFETEGIKVIAFAQSGLKPLLKFANKMGIEWHVLTDGDEAGRKYAATATHYANKINSPDRDRLTMLTAPDMEHFLYREGFKSLYHEIADIPENARVSTRRVILKAISRTSKPDLALATVNRSAELGPDSIPLQLKSMFSRVAWLARGKAY; translated from the coding sequence ATGTATCTGGAACGTGTTGAAATATACGGATTTAGAGGGATCAACCGTCTTTCTTTAGAACTCAGTAACAGCACTGTTTTGATCGGAGAAAACTCATGGGGAAAATCCAGCCTCCTTGATGCGCTCGATTTGCTTCTCTCCCCACAACATCGAGATCACCAATTTAATTTGCACGATTTTCATCATCCTACGGGGGATAATGCCACTCGATATCGCTCACTGCAAATTGTTTTAAAATTTTGTGAAAGGCATAAAGGACGCCATAAATCTTATCGTTTTCATAATCTTAGCTCAGTTTGGGTCGATAATGGTGATGGCTTAAAACACATCTTTTATCGGGTGAGTGCAGAGCTGCGTGATGACGATACGATTGTGGTAGATAAAAGCTTTTTAAATTCAGGGGGAAATAAACTCTCTCTGGATAACGTAGGAAAATATATCAAAGAAATTGTCCGGTTATATCCGGTGATCCGCTTGCGTGATGCGCGTTTTTTACACTCCCTTAATCCTGAAACCATTGTGGAGGGACAAAAAGAGTTCCGTGACGCTTTTAATGTACGTATCAAAGAATTAACCAGTGCTTTAGTCAACAATCCAGAGCGTTTAAGTAATGAAGATTTAAGCGACGGGGTAGATGCCATGCAGCAGCTATTAAGTCACTATTTTTCAGGGCAAAGCACCCATATGATCAAACTCAGTGACAATATGATAAATATTGAGCCACGTAAGCAAGGTTGGAAAGCGCTGGATAATATCAGTCGTTTGATCGCAAAACCCAACCAGCGCAATATTCGTTTGATTATCTTAGGGATGTTTTCTTCTTTATTACAATCCAAGGGGGATATTCATTTAGATAAACATGCCCGCCCATTGATCATTGTTGAAGATCCCGAAACACGTTTACACCCAATTATGTTGTCGATTGCATGGGGGCTATTGAGTTTGTTCGCACTGCAACGGATCACCACCACAAATTCAGGGGAACTGCTGTCTCAAGCGCCCCTTGAAGACTTATGCCGTTTAGTCCGTGATACCAATAAAGTTTCGGCTTACCGTTTGACTGACAGTGATTTAAGTGCTGAAGAGCTGCGAAAAATCTCATTCCATATTCGCTTTAACCGACCGTCCTCACTATTCGCTCGCTGCTGGTTATTGGTTGAGGGAGAAACAGAAATTTGGTTAATGAGCGAATTTGCTCGCCAGTGCAATTATTATTTTGAAACAGAAGGCATTAAAGTTATTGCTTTTGCGCAAAGTGGCTTAAAACCGTTGTTAAAATTTGCGAATAAGATGGGGATTGAATGGCATGTTCTAACCGATGGGGACGAAGCAGGGCGTAAATATGCCGCAACGGCGACCCATTATGCGAATAAAATTAATTCACCAGATAGAGACCGATTAACTATGCTCACCGCGCCAGATATGGAACATTTCCTATATCGCGAGGGCTTCAAAAGCCTTTATCATGAAATTGCCGATATTCCTGAAAATGCCCGAGTGTCAACGCGCCGCGTGATCCTCAAAGCGATTTCTCGAACCTCGAAACCTGACTTAGCACTAGCCACAGTAAACCGTTCCGCAGAGTTGGGGCCTGATAGCATTCCATTACAGTTAAAAAGTATGTTTTCACGGGTGGCATGGTTGGCGAGGGGAAAAGCATATTAA
- a CDS encoding cytosine permease: MANKAGEDYSLARVPQSARRPFYEVLILRIGALACVSQVMLGAALGYGLTFWQAFWATILGSVILQVVSWGLGAAACREGMSISLLSRWSGFGKLGSALIGGAIAISLMGWFGVQNGFFADGMYKATNVLTPGTWSLITGIAVTIITVYGYRFLSITANISTPLFLFALGWATYNLLSGQDLGSLINDTAPAGSLMTMPAAITMVAGGFIISAVTTPDISRFMKKPKDVFWMTLIGTFFGELLVNMIAVLMALALRTSQVFDLMMALTGLLGASIVIFATIKMNDINLYSSSLGFSTLLNAIFNKRFDRRYLTWVIGVFGTIASMLGILDNFISFLIYLGIAIPPVAGIMVVDYYILKRDRKELDITREQGSLPSSCEAYNPVTLVVWLLAVIVGWGTSELGPLHADYGIPALNSLITGGIAYWIGMRWRAKVQGVDTVYFRKVSHLD, from the coding sequence ATGGCGAATAAAGCAGGTGAAGATTATTCTTTGGCTCGGGTACCCCAAAGTGCTCGTAGACCGTTCTATGAAGTGTTAATTCTACGAATTGGCGCACTCGCTTGTGTTTCACAAGTGATGTTAGGTGCAGCCCTCGGTTATGGGTTAACTTTTTGGCAAGCGTTTTGGGCGACCATCCTTGGCTCTGTAATTTTACAGGTTGTCAGTTGGGGGCTTGGAGCAGCAGCATGCCGTGAAGGAATGTCAATCAGTCTACTGTCAAGGTGGTCTGGTTTTGGAAAGTTAGGTTCAGCCCTTATTGGTGGCGCGATTGCCATCTCCTTGATGGGCTGGTTTGGCGTCCAAAATGGTTTCTTTGCGGATGGAATGTATAAAGCGACTAATGTGCTAACACCAGGGACTTGGTCACTTATTACAGGTATTGCGGTGACGATTATTACGGTATATGGATATCGATTTTTATCTATTACCGCCAATATTTCAACGCCGCTATTTTTATTCGCGTTAGGCTGGGCAACGTATAATTTATTATCAGGTCAGGATCTTGGTTCGCTTATCAATGATACTGCCCCTGCCGGGTCTTTAATGACAATGCCTGCGGCAATTACCATGGTTGCAGGTGGTTTTATTATTTCAGCGGTGACGACACCCGATATTAGCCGCTTTATGAAAAAACCAAAGGATGTATTTTGGATGACCTTAATTGGTACATTTTTTGGTGAGCTTTTAGTCAATATGATAGCGGTACTAATGGCATTAGCATTACGTACTAGCCAAGTATTTGATTTGATGATGGCATTGACTGGTTTATTAGGTGCATCAATTGTTATTTTTGCCACCATAAAAATGAACGACATCAACCTGTATTCATCATCATTAGGGTTTTCAACATTGCTTAACGCTATTTTTAATAAGCGTTTTGACCGCCGTTATTTAACATGGGTTATTGGTGTTTTCGGCACAATCGCATCCATGTTAGGTATTTTAGATAACTTTATTAGTTTTTTGATTTACTTAGGCATTGCGATTCCACCTGTCGCTGGGATCATGGTTGTCGACTATTATATTTTAAAACGTGACCGAAAAGAGCTTGATATCACCCGTGAACAAGGCTCACTGCCTTCTAGTTGTGAAGCTTATAACCCTGTCACTCTTGTGGTATGGCTGTTAGCCGTTATTGTTGGCTGGGGGACTTCAGAATTGGGGCCACTCCATGCAGATTATGGTATTCCAGCGCTAAACTCTTTAATTACCGGGGGGATAGCTTACTGGATTGGTATGCGTTGGCGAGCCAAAGTACAAGGTGTCGATACTGTGTATTTTCGTAAAGTGTCTCACTTAGATTAA
- a CDS encoding IclR family transcriptional regulator, with amino-acid sequence MSILNSVVDVYQLFLRSGNELTVTALVNELGMPKSSASRLLKQMSELGLLEKKMHAPIYRPGLLIMELAHRARGMNPLIDMTLEALDELTKDTGFTSYVSALDNDMVRVVHARFGNSMLQVITQPGTRLPILGTSTGRALLARLPLQERAKIIGREDKALQVTLTEQMDLINERGWESSINESVAGVASVSSTVFDPTQNTLYALCLSLPETQMNEQVMEQLSTNLCHKASYLGCMVGDPYWLQRSTKK; translated from the coding sequence ATGAGTATTTTAAATAGCGTCGTTGATGTTTATCAGTTATTTCTGCGTTCAGGTAATGAGCTTACCGTTACGGCGTTAGTCAATGAATTAGGTATGCCGAAAAGTTCTGCGTCTCGTTTACTTAAGCAAATGTCAGAACTGGGATTATTAGAAAAGAAAATGCATGCCCCAATTTATCGGCCAGGCTTATTGATCATGGAGTTAGCCCATCGTGCTCGAGGGATGAATCCACTGATTGATATGACATTAGAGGCATTGGATGAGTTGACGAAAGATACTGGGTTTACCAGCTATGTTTCGGCCCTTGATAACGACATGGTGCGGGTGGTTCATGCACGCTTTGGTAATAGTATGCTACAGGTGATCACACAACCTGGAACACGTTTGCCAATCTTAGGCACCTCAACGGGACGTGCTTTGCTAGCGCGGTTACCATTGCAAGAAAGGGCCAAAATTATTGGTCGCGAAGACAAAGCGTTGCAAGTGACATTAACAGAACAAATGGATCTGATTAATGAACGTGGCTGGGAGTCTTCTATCAATGAGTCTGTTGCAGGCGTTGCTTCGGTTTCCAGTACTGTGTTTGATCCCACGCAGAATACCTTATACGCATTATGTTTAAGTTTGCCAGAAACTCAAATGAATGAACAGGTTATGGAGCAGCTATCCACTAACCTATGCCATAAGGCATCTTACCTTGGTTGTATGGTAGGTGATCCTTACTGGCTACAAAGAAGCACCAAGAAGTAA
- the macA gene encoding macrolide transporter subunit MacA yields the protein MKVKPKNKWPIYLVILIVAVSAAVIFFKGEKEEVFQTVDVTRGDLDKQVLATGKLDAVRKVDVGAQVSGQLQTLYVKEGDYVKKGDLLAVIDPKKAQNDVTESEATTGELEANLSLAQAELKLAQLTYQRYLSLAKVQAVAQQELDKAKTDVDVKKAQVATYQAQIKRNQATLDTAKTNLKYTQITAPMDGIVTFIKTLQGQTVIAAQEAPTILTLADLDTMLVKAEVSEADVIYLEPGQEASFTVLGAPDKKFAGRLKDILPTPEKINDAIFYYARFEVPNPQHLLKLQMTAQVTIELDSRKNVLILPLSALGNEISPQVYEVEVLQGQTAEKKQIEVGSRNDVSVEVTKGLNEGDKVIVGHSGSES from the coding sequence ATGAAGGTAAAACCGAAGAATAAGTGGCCGATTTACTTGGTGATACTCATTGTTGCCGTTAGTGCCGCTGTGATTTTCTTTAAAGGTGAGAAAGAAGAGGTTTTCCAAACCGTTGATGTGACGCGAGGCGACTTAGATAAGCAAGTCTTAGCCACAGGTAAGTTAGATGCTGTACGTAAAGTTGACGTAGGTGCACAGGTTAGCGGGCAGTTACAAACCTTATATGTTAAAGAAGGTGACTACGTTAAAAAAGGGGATTTACTGGCGGTTATCGATCCGAAAAAAGCGCAGAATGATGTCACCGAATCAGAGGCGACCACTGGTGAACTTGAGGCTAACTTATCGTTAGCACAAGCTGAATTGAAACTTGCACAGCTTACTTATCAGCGCTATTTAAGCCTTGCTAAAGTGCAGGCTGTTGCTCAGCAAGAACTGGATAAAGCTAAAACCGATGTCGATGTTAAAAAAGCACAAGTCGCCACTTATCAAGCACAGATCAAACGCAATCAAGCAACGTTAGATACGGCAAAAACCAATTTAAAATATACGCAAATTACCGCGCCAATGGACGGTATTGTGACATTTATTAAAACCCTACAAGGACAAACGGTGATTGCCGCGCAGGAAGCGCCAACCATCTTAACATTAGCCGATTTAGACACTATGTTGGTTAAGGCCGAAGTGTCTGAAGCGGATGTGATTTATCTTGAACCCGGGCAAGAGGCTTCGTTTACGGTGCTAGGGGCACCAGATAAAAAATTCGCTGGTAGATTAAAAGATATCTTGCCAACCCCTGAAAAAATCAACGATGCTATCTTCTATTATGCGCGCTTTGAAGTGCCAAACCCACAGCATCTCTTAAAGTTACAGATGACAGCACAGGTCACTATTGAACTTGATTCACGTAAAAATGTTCTGATATTGCCACTTTCTGCGTTAGGTAATGAAATTTCCCCGCAAGTTTATGAGGTGGAGGTGCTGCAAGGGCAAACGGCAGAAAAAAAACAGATCGAAGTAGGCAGTCGTAATGATGTGTCAGTGGAAGTCACTAAAGGCTTGAATGAAGGTGATAAAGTGATTGTTGGGCACAGCGGTTCGGAGAGTTAA
- the macB gene encoding macrolide ABC transporter ATP-binding protein/permease MacB: MTALIELQGITRRYGEGENQVTVLKNISLQINAGEMVAIIGASGSGKSTLMNIIGCLDKPSLGEYHIDGQNIALLDNDQLAELRREHFGFIFQRYHLLSHLSAEQNVEIPAVYAGAGKTQRRERASQLLQRLGLGERANYRPSQLSGGQQQRVSISRALMNGGQVILADEPTGALDSRSGEEVMKILKDLCAQGHTVIIVTHDPTVAQQAERIIEIKDGEIISDSGSKMMKSAKPLAKAPARKFSIGQVYGRFSEALLMAWRAMVVNKMRTLLTMLGIIIGIASVVSIMVIGDAAQGMVLNDIKSIGTNTISIYPGTDFGSDDAQNRQSLKASDINALAKQPYVHAISGQLNGSARLRKGNLDASAQLTGVGRDYFNVYGSKFSQGMNFTQDMADRRAQVVIIDENTKRRFFPKQTKVVGETLLISNMPATVIGVLEDQKSVFGSSKSLSVWLPDTTMNSKILNRPYYDSITVRVKDGYDAKNVEQQLTRLLTLRHGKKDIFTYNLDTFVKTAEKTTQTMQLFLTLVAVISLVVGGIGVMNIMLVSVTERTREIGIRMAVGARTSDVMQQFLIEAVLVCLMGGLMGIALSYGISLLAQMALPGWTFTFDPVALISAFACSTAIGIIFGFLPARSAARLNPIDALARE, translated from the coding sequence ATGACCGCACTCATTGAACTTCAAGGGATCACTCGCCGCTATGGTGAAGGGGAAAACCAAGTTACTGTTCTAAAAAACATTTCTTTGCAAATTAATGCGGGGGAAATGGTGGCGATAATCGGTGCCTCCGGTTCAGGTAAATCCACCTTAATGAACATTATTGGTTGTCTCGATAAACCGTCATTAGGTGAATACCATATTGATGGGCAAAATATCGCACTACTGGATAACGACCAACTTGCAGAACTTCGTCGCGAACATTTTGGTTTTATTTTTCAACGTTACCACCTATTGAGTCATTTAAGTGCCGAACAAAACGTTGAAATTCCTGCGGTATATGCTGGAGCTGGAAAAACTCAGCGGCGTGAGCGTGCGTCGCAACTGCTTCAACGTTTAGGGCTAGGTGAAAGGGCTAATTATCGACCGAGTCAGTTATCTGGTGGACAACAACAGCGGGTGAGCATCTCACGTGCATTGATGAATGGGGGACAAGTTATCCTAGCCGATGAGCCAACAGGGGCATTGGATAGCCGTTCAGGGGAAGAAGTGATGAAAATCCTTAAAGATCTTTGCGCCCAAGGTCATACCGTGATTATCGTCACCCACGACCCAACCGTCGCCCAACAAGCGGAGCGCATTATCGAAATCAAAGATGGTGAAATCATCAGTGATTCGGGTTCAAAAATGATGAAGAGCGCAAAGCCGTTGGCGAAAGCACCAGCAAGAAAGTTCTCCATTGGGCAAGTTTATGGGCGTTTTAGTGAAGCATTGTTGATGGCTTGGCGTGCTATGGTCGTGAATAAAATGCGCACGTTATTAACCATGTTGGGCATTATCATTGGGATTGCTTCAGTCGTTTCTATTATGGTGATTGGGGATGCAGCCCAAGGTATGGTGCTTAATGATATTAAATCGATAGGCACCAATACGATTTCGATTTACCCAGGTACTGATTTCGGTAGTGATGATGCACAAAATCGACAATCTTTAAAAGCTTCAGATATTAATGCTCTCGCCAAACAACCTTATGTTCACGCTATTTCAGGTCAGCTCAATGGCTCAGCCCGCTTAAGAAAAGGTAATTTGGATGCTTCTGCGCAATTAACGGGGGTAGGGCGTGATTATTTTAATGTGTATGGCTCGAAATTTTCGCAAGGGATGAATTTTACGCAAGATATGGCGGATAGGCGTGCTCAGGTTGTGATTATTGATGAGAACACGAAACGACGTTTTTTCCCAAAACAGACCAAGGTGGTAGGGGAAACCTTGCTTATAAGTAATATGCCAGCGACTGTCATTGGTGTATTAGAAGACCAAAAATCGGTATTTGGTTCCAGTAAATCGTTATCGGTTTGGTTACCGGATACTACCATGAACAGTAAAATCTTAAATCGACCGTATTATGACAGTATCACGGTGCGTGTTAAGGATGGGTATGACGCTAAAAACGTGGAGCAGCAATTGACGCGTTTATTGACGTTACGCCATGGTAAAAAAGATATTTTCACCTATAACCTTGATACATTTGTGAAAACGGCGGAAAAAACCACTCAAACAATGCAACTGTTTTTGACTTTAGTGGCCGTTATTTCGTTAGTGGTCGGGGGAATTGGTGTGATGAATATTATGCTCGTTTCCGTGACAGAAAGAACCCGAGAAATAGGTATTCGTATGGCCGTTGGTGCTAGAACCAGCGATGTGATGCAGCAATTTTTGATTGAAGCAGTATTAGTGTGTTTGATGGGGGGCCTGATGGGGATTGCGCTTTCTTATGGGATCAGTCTATTGGCTCAAATGGCATTGCCAGGTTGGACTTTTACTTTCGACCCTGTAGCCCTAATTAGCGCGTTTGCCTGTTCAACAGCAATTGGGATAATTTTTGGTTTTTTACCTGCGCGCAGTGCGGCACGCTTAAACCCTATTGATGCTTTAGCGAGGGAATAA
- a CDS encoding DmsC/YnfH family molybdoenzyme membrane anchor subunit, with product MSNIYISSLFVLWAGWVTYSSFWATTLIAGGLAACLAFNISLNKETQADSMKKIIRLFFIFAFIAVVLDVSAYLFLQNNMLDNATRAISAKYVDSEALMTLTSIKAVLLFFSLIIMFFIKNQINKKITSPAITVACVLVVFAELVGRYSFFSLTA from the coding sequence ATGTCAAATATCTATATAAGCTCTCTATTTGTATTATGGGCGGGGTGGGTGACCTACAGCTCGTTCTGGGCAACAACATTGATCGCTGGTGGTTTAGCCGCTTGTCTGGCGTTTAATATAAGCTTGAATAAAGAGACTCAGGCTGATTCAATGAAGAAAATAATCAGGCTATTTTTTATTTTTGCCTTTATAGCCGTGGTGCTTGATGTCAGTGCTTATCTCTTTTTGCAAAATAATATGTTAGATAATGCGACACGTGCCATCTCAGCAAAATATGTGGACAGTGAAGCACTGATGACATTGACATCAATAAAAGCGGTACTGCTTTTCTTTAGTCTTATCATTATGTTTTTTATTAAGAATCAAATAAATAAAAAGATAACGTCGCCCGCTATTACGGTGGCATGCGTGCTTGTTGTGTTTGCCGAACTGGTTGGGCGCTACAGCTTTTTTTCCCTAACGGCATAA
- a CDS encoding DUF1177 domain-containing protein, which yields MSLKQTLCAYELIDCANVKGEDVVTLFKTFPAIEVSSKTVTDSKGQSDFVRILIPGTQGKSQGHQAPTLGIIGRLGGIGARPSRIGVVSDADGAIAAIATALKLAQMHDKGDKLVGDVVIITHICPNAPTRPHTPVDFMDSPLEDVTMNQHEAIPEADAILSVDTTKGNSLLNHKGYALSPTVKEGYILPVSDDLIRLMEWCSGQRAVTFPLSIQDITPYGNGLHHINSIMQPAVSTSTPVVGVAICSETVVPGCSTGASHEIDIAAAVKFMIEVAKAFTDKQCAFYDVEQYALLTSLYGDMSHLQTSGH from the coding sequence ATGAGTCTAAAGCAAACCCTTTGTGCGTATGAGCTTATCGATTGCGCAAATGTTAAGGGGGAAGATGTTGTTACACTGTTCAAGACTTTCCCAGCAATTGAAGTTTCTTCTAAAACGGTCACAGATTCGAAAGGTCAAAGTGACTTTGTTCGTATTCTTATTCCAGGCACCCAAGGTAAATCGCAAGGTCATCAAGCTCCAACGCTCGGCATCATAGGGCGTTTAGGGGGGATTGGTGCAAGACCTTCACGTATTGGTGTGGTCTCAGATGCTGATGGGGCGATTGCAGCGATTGCAACGGCACTGAAATTGGCTCAAATGCATGACAAAGGTGACAAACTCGTTGGGGATGTGGTGATCATTACCCATATTTGCCCTAATGCACCAACTCGACCTCATACTCCCGTTGATTTTATGGATTCACCTTTAGAAGACGTGACGATGAATCAACATGAGGCCATTCCGGAAGCGGATGCGATTTTGTCAGTAGATACTACCAAAGGCAATAGTTTACTAAACCATAAAGGTTATGCTTTATCACCAACGGTTAAAGAGGGGTATATTTTACCTGTTTCTGATGATTTGATCCGTTTGATGGAGTGGTGCAGTGGGCAACGTGCGGTGACATTTCCATTGTCTATTCAGGATATTACTCCATATGGCAATGGTCTTCATCATATCAATAGTATTATGCAACCTGCGGTATCAACATCTACACCTGTAGTTGGTGTGGCGATTTGTTCAGAAACCGTTGTTCCGGGGTGTTCTACAGGGGCGAGTCACGAGATTGATATTGCTGCTGCCGTGAAATTTATGATTGAAGTGGCGAAAGCCTTTACGGATAAACAATGTGCGTTTTACGATGTAGAACAATATGCATTATTGACATCACTGTACGGCGATATGTCGCATTTGCAAACCTCAGGGCATTGA
- a CDS encoding lysine exporter LysO family protein, whose amino-acid sequence MYSGLLIILLPLTLGYLISIKNKQILHRVHQSLNAMVYVILFLMGITLALLENLSEHLFAILIYAITFFGCIFSLNVIALLLLDKLDPWKLPQHKQEKPPSRIKMVFESLQLCGVLLFGFVVGLTGFDFLHYADKGSQIALMLLLLLVGIQLRNSGMSIKQILINRRGTTIAFVMGISALAGGALAAFLLGLPVKMGLALASGFGWYSLTGIVLTDAYGPVMGSAAFFNDLARELAAIMLIPIIINRYRSTALGICGSTSMDFTLPVLQRSGGVSIVPAAIVHGFVLSLITPILMAFFT is encoded by the coding sequence ATGTATTCAGGGCTCTTAATTATTCTTTTACCGTTGACACTCGGTTATCTTATATCGATTAAAAATAAGCAAATTCTCCATCGTGTTCACCAATCACTAAACGCGATGGTGTACGTTATTTTATTTTTAATGGGGATCACGCTCGCACTACTTGAAAACTTAAGTGAACACCTCTTTGCCATCTTAATTTACGCCATTACCTTCTTTGGCTGTATTTTTTCACTAAATGTTATCGCATTGCTATTACTCGATAAGCTAGATCCATGGAAACTTCCGCAGCATAAACAAGAAAAACCGCCATCACGCATCAAAATGGTGTTTGAATCCTTGCAATTGTGTGGCGTGCTGCTTTTTGGCTTTGTGGTAGGCTTAACTGGCTTTGATTTTCTACACTATGCGGATAAGGGCAGCCAAATCGCTCTGATGCTATTGTTATTACTGGTCGGTATTCAATTACGTAACAGTGGAATGAGCATTAAGCAAATTTTAATAAACCGCCGTGGAACAACCATTGCCTTTGTCATGGGAATCAGTGCATTAGCCGGTGGGGCTCTCGCCGCTTTTTTACTTGGTTTACCCGTTAAAATGGGACTAGCACTTGCGTCTGGATTTGGTTGGTACTCACTCACTGGGATTGTGTTAACGGATGCCTACGGCCCTGTGATGGGGAGCGCAGCCTTTTTTAATGACTTAGCCCGCGAGCTGGCTGCGATTATGCTGATCCCAATTATTATTAATCGCTATCGTTCAACGGCATTAGGTATTTGCGGCTCCACTTCCATGGACTTTACCCTCCCCGTTTTACAACGCAGTGGTGGGGTTTCTATTGTGCCTGCGGCTATTGTTCATGGCTTTGTTCTGAGTCTTATTACGCCAATTCTTATGGCCTTCTTTACATAG